In the Quercus lobata isolate SW786 chromosome 5, ValleyOak3.0 Primary Assembly, whole genome shotgun sequence genome, one interval contains:
- the LOC115989120 gene encoding uncharacterized protein LOC115989120, translating into MAWCLWQRRNRLRVRQSVWPLLEIIERAKALVVEFFDANKQEVRPRNRCPTARWVPPGADWYKANYDVAIFDSLGYAGLGVVIRDSSGNVIAALSQKIGLLHSVDTAEALVALRALQYFVWDCY; encoded by the coding sequence ATGGCGTGGTGCTTATGGCAGAGACGAAATCGTTTGCGTGTTCGTCAATCAGTGTGGCCCTTACTTGAAATCATTGAAAGAGCAAAGGCTTTGGTCGTTGAATTTTTTGATGCTAATAAACAGGAGGTTAGGCCGAGAAATAGATGTCCTACTGCTCGCTGGGTTCCGCCTGGGGCTGATTGGTATAAAGCCAATTATGATGTAGCAATCTTtgattcattgggttatgcagGTCTGGGGGTGGTGATAAGGGACAGCTCGGGTAATGTTATCGCTGCCTTGAGTCAGAAAATTGGGTTACTTCATTCTGTTGACACAGCTGAAGCTCTGGTTGCACTTCGGGCGTTGCAATACTTTGTATGGGACTGTTATTGA